In one window of Chloroflexota bacterium DNA:
- a CDS encoding four helix bundle protein yields the protein MNEEIFKQRTKKLALEVIKLVEGLPHGRTPDMIGKQLLRSGTSIGANYRAACRARSPADMIAKLGIVEEESDETIYWLELLVESGIIAIERASPLTKEAGEILAMTVASIKTLRYKGKPR from the coding sequence ATGAATGAGGAGATTTTCAAACAACGGACGAAAAAGCTGGCTTTGGAAGTGATCAAACTGGTAGAGGGTTTGCCACATGGGCGAACGCCGGATATGATCGGCAAGCAGTTGTTGCGCTCTGGCACTTCAATCGGGGCCAACTATCGGGCCGCGTGCCGGGCCAGGTCGCCTGCCGACATGATAGCCAAACTCGGCATCGTTGAAGAAGAGAGTGACGAAACAATTTACTGGCTTGAGTTGCTCGTCGAATCCGGCATCATTGCAATCGAGCGGGCTTCTCCTCTGACTAAAGAAGCCGGCGAAATCCTGGCCATGACTGTCGCTTCTATCAAGACCTTGCGTTACAAAGGAAAGCCTCGCTGA
- a CDS encoding LysM peptidoglycan-binding domain-containing protein, producing the protein MVERKRAFFFWRILIVILILAAVGGMSFVLVQFSSGAWTLFPTLTPTATFTPTPVIPTATLFVPSDTPTVTPSPTRSGPITYTVVSGDTLFGIADTYEVDVQTLIAYNGLTSPDLSVGQQLVIPPPGFVFEIPTATPIPTGLRPGTVITYTIQVGDVLSLIAERFGARLDDVMIVNGITDPNNIQVGETIRIPYNSLTGTPITPTRTPRPTNTRRP; encoded by the coding sequence ATGGTTGAACGTAAGCGAGCCTTTTTCTTCTGGCGGATACTGATTGTAATCCTAATTTTGGCGGCAGTGGGCGGGATGTCATTTGTGCTGGTGCAGTTCTCCAGCGGCGCGTGGACTCTGTTTCCAACCCTCACCCCGACGGCCACCTTCACACCCACGCCGGTGATTCCAACGGCCACTCTGTTTGTGCCCAGCGACACGCCCACCGTCACGCCCTCGCCCACGCGCTCCGGCCCCATCACTTACACCGTCGTCAGCGGCGACACCCTGTTTGGCATCGCCGACACTTATGAGGTGGACGTTCAAACCCTGATTGCTTACAACGGTTTGACTTCCCCCGATCTGTCGGTCGGCCAGCAACTCGTCATCCCGCCGCCCGGCTTTGTGTTTGAAATTCCAACCGCCACGCCCATCCCCACCGGCCTCCGGCCCGGAACCGTCATCACTTACACAATCCAGGTCGGCGATGTGTTAAGCCTTATTGCCGAACGATTCGGGGCGCGGCTGGATGACGTGATGATTGTCAACGGCATCACCGACCCGAACAACATTCAAGTCGGGGAGACCATCCGGATTCCTTACAACAGCCTGACCGGCACACCCATCACCCCCACGCGCACGCCCCGGCCCACCAACACCCGGCGGCCATAA
- a CDS encoding ATP/GTP-binding protein, whose translation MQTVKMVVTGPFSSGKTQFISTISEIDVVRTERKISSEAEKIKESTTVAMDFGRITVDAELVLYLFGTPGQRRFDFMWEILSEGMLGFVVMVDSSRPETFREAKSILETFRAYAPTPYVVAANKQDHPEAWAPEDLRIALRLDPNVKLLPCVATDRESVKSVLLELLYSILAEMEA comes from the coding sequence ATGCAAACCGTCAAAATGGTCGTCACCGGCCCGTTCAGTTCGGGCAAAACACAATTCATCAGCACCATCAGCGAAATTGATGTCGTCCGGACTGAGCGCAAAATTTCGTCGGAAGCCGAGAAGATCAAAGAAAGCACCACCGTGGCCATGGACTTTGGCCGCATTACGGTGGACGCCGAACTGGTGCTGTACTTGTTTGGCACGCCCGGCCAGCGCCGGTTCGACTTCATGTGGGAAATTTTGTCGGAAGGCATGTTGGGCTTTGTGGTGATGGTGGACAGTTCGCGGCCCGAAACTTTTCGCGAGGCCAAGAGCATCCTGGAAACGTTCCGGGCCTACGCCCCCACTCCCTACGTGGTGGCGGCCAACAAACAAGATCACCCCGAAGCCTGGGCGCCCGAAGATTTGCGAATCGCCCTCCGTCTCGATCCTAACGTCAAACTGTTGCCCTGCGTCGCCACCGACCGCGAAAGCGTGAAATCGGTTCTGCTGGAATTGCTCTACAGCATCCTGGCTGAGATGGAGGCCTAG
- a CDS encoding class I SAM-dependent methyltransferase — protein sequence MTNASQVKHSFGPNAEKYAQSPTFASSESLTRLLEVVKPERDWIALDIATGGGHTALALAGHVNRVVAADITPQMLIAARNMIGGHQVEAVSFCEADAQQLPFATAAFDLVTCRIAPHHFPDVARFVRECARAVKPGGAVAIIDGIAVGDGFTARYLNAYENLRDPSHHWLYPARRWEAFFKEAGLRVTLVETFRKAHEFGDYCHRLNVSPANRWRLRAMLAQAPSGPKQAYDIFEKGGQLWFHLHEALIVGILDF from the coding sequence ATGACCAACGCCTCGCAAGTCAAACACTCCTTCGGCCCCAACGCCGAGAAGTATGCCCAGAGTCCAACCTTTGCCAGTAGCGAAAGCCTCACCCGCCTGCTGGAAGTCGTGAAGCCGGAACGGGACTGGATCGCGCTCGACATTGCCACCGGCGGCGGCCACACCGCCCTGGCTCTGGCCGGGCATGTGAATCGAGTCGTCGCCGCCGACATTACGCCCCAGATGTTGATCGCCGCCCGGAACATGATCGGCGGCCACCAGGTGGAAGCCGTCTCTTTTTGTGAGGCCGACGCCCAGCAATTGCCGTTTGCCACTGCGGCCTTCGATCTCGTGACCTGCCGCATCGCTCCACACCATTTTCCAGACGTGGCCCGGTTTGTGCGCGAGTGCGCCCGCGCCGTCAAGCCGGGCGGCGCAGTGGCGATCATTGACGGCATTGCCGTCGGCGACGGCTTCACGGCGCGCTACCTCAACGCCTACGAAAATTTGCGTGACCCCAGCCATCATTGGCTGTACCCCGCCCGGCGCTGGGAGGCTTTCTTCAAAGAGGCCGGTCTGCGGGTGACGCTCGTCGAAACTTTTCGCAAGGCGCACGAGTTCGGCGATTACTGCCACCGGCTCAACGTCTCACCGGCCAACCGTTGGCGGTTACGGGCCATGCTCGCCCAGGCTCCCAGCGGCCCAAAGCAAGCCTACGACATTTTCGAAAAGGGCGGGCAGTTGTGGTTTCATTTACATGAGGCGCTGATAGTGGGGATTTTGGACTTTTGA
- the miaB gene encoding tRNA (N6-isopentenyl adenosine(37)-C2)-methylthiotransferase MiaB — protein MKSYFIQTWGCQMNTADSQRVSSALEGIGYAPAESVEAADVIVLNTCVVRQQAEDAAVGRLTMLAPLKKKNPGVVVNLMGCMVGVKGGDRLKQAFPLVDVFSPPSEPGPLVQFLAERNGLSPAEVETARRFALQDELTTVLNPQTGGFTLPVAERGQAVSAHVPVVFGCSHACTFCIIPFRRGVERSRPVGEIAAEVRGLVAQGVKEVTLLGQIVDRYGKDISDGPNLAQLLRVINDIDGLERIRFLTSHPGYMTDDLLDAVAELPKVCEHIEAPVQAGDDKVLADMKRGYTADDYRRLIERIRARLPGASIATDIIVGFPGETADEFQRTYDLLAELKLDVAHLARYSPRPGTVAERRMADDVPEEEKMRRLKALDDMQAQIVGDINARLLGGTVEILVEENHKGKWKGRTRNNKIVFFEDGDLDWKGRLAEIKITKTGPWSMQGAVVG, from the coding sequence ATGAAATCGTATTTCATCCAAACCTGGGGTTGCCAGATGAACACCGCCGACTCTCAGCGTGTGTCGAGCGCGCTGGAGGGGATCGGCTACGCGCCCGCCGAGAGCGTTGAGGCCGCCGATGTGATCGTCCTCAACACCTGCGTGGTTCGCCAGCAGGCTGAGGATGCGGCGGTAGGCCGCCTGACGATGCTGGCCCCGCTGAAGAAAAAGAATCCGGGTGTCGTCGTCAACTTGATGGGGTGCATGGTCGGCGTCAAAGGCGGCGACCGCCTCAAGCAAGCCTTCCCGCTGGTGGACGTGTTCTCGCCGCCGTCCGAGCCGGGGCCGCTGGTGCAGTTCCTGGCCGAGCGCAACGGCCTCTCGCCCGCCGAAGTTGAGACCGCCCGCCGCTTTGCTTTGCAAGACGAATTGACCACCGTGCTCAACCCGCAAACCGGCGGCTTCACCTTGCCGGTGGCCGAACGCGGGCAGGCCGTGTCGGCGCACGTGCCGGTGGTCTTCGGCTGTTCGCACGCCTGTACCTTCTGCATCATTCCTTTCCGGCGCGGCGTCGAACGCTCGCGGCCGGTGGGCGAGATCGCGGCTGAGGTAAGAGGCCTGGTGGCTCAGGGCGTGAAGGAAGTGACTCTGCTCGGCCAGATTGTGGATCGCTACGGCAAAGACATCAGCGACGGCCCGAACCTGGCCCAACTGCTTCGCGTCATCAACGACATTGACGGGCTGGAGCGCATCCGCTTCCTCACCTCACATCCTGGTTACATGACCGACGACTTGCTCGACGCCGTGGCCGAACTGCCTAAAGTGTGTGAGCACATCGAAGCGCCGGTGCAGGCCGGCGACGACAAAGTGCTGGCCGACATGAAGCGCGGCTACACCGCCGACGATTACCGGCGGCTGATCGAGCGCATCCGCGCCCGCCTCCCCGGCGCGTCCATCGCCACCGACATCATCGTCGGCTTCCCCGGCGAGACCGCCGACGAGTTTCAGCGCACCTACGACCTGCTGGCCGAACTCAAGCTGGACGTGGCCCACCTGGCCCGCTACTCGCCCCGCCCCGGCACGGTGGCCGAGCGCCGAATGGCCGACGACGTGCCCGAAGAAGAAAAGATGCGGCGGCTCAAGGCGCTGGACGACATGCAGGCTCAAATTGTCGGCGACATCAACGCCAGACTTCTCGGCGGGACGGTTGAAATTTTGGTGGAAGAGAACCACAAAGGCAAGTGGAAGGGCCGGACGCGCAATAACAAGATCGTCTTCTTTGAAGATGGCGATCTGGATTGGAAAGGGCGGCTGGCGGAGATTAAGATTACGAAGACTGGGCCGTGGAGCATGCAAGGGGCTGTAGTCGGGTAG
- a CDS encoding DUF4388 domain-containing protein, with amino-acid sequence MPLRGNLRDFSTDKLLNLISLARKTGTLTIEGPTEAARMAFREGKLIFAQVGNEDPNLTYVLRKVGKLTDEQARALRQRSEAANDKALGLLLINSGYVTQTEILQSIKQHILDVAYRLFTWVEGIFNFEANASPPVERITVPIDLDNVIIEGSRRMREWEQLQEELPNLDLALKFTDKPDARLKNVNLNVEEWKVVSYINPKNTMRQIAKANNMSDLDLRRIVYGLLQAGLVELVRPAGTRPLTNAPQRKPLTEAAKEQEKSLVNKLISRIRSL; translated from the coding sequence ATGCCACTCCGCGGCAACCTGCGCGACTTTAGCACCGATAAATTACTCAACCTCATCAGCCTGGCCCGCAAGACCGGCACTCTGACCATCGAAGGCCCCACCGAAGCGGCGCGCATGGCCTTCCGCGAAGGCAAGTTAATTTTTGCCCAGGTGGGAAACGAAGACCCCAACCTCACCTACGTTTTGCGCAAGGTGGGCAAGCTTACCGACGAGCAGGCCAGGGCGCTGCGCCAGCGAAGCGAGGCCGCCAACGACAAAGCCCTCGGCCTTCTATTAATCAACTCCGGCTACGTCACCCAGACCGAAATCCTGCAAAGCATCAAACAACATATTCTGGACGTGGCCTACCGCCTCTTCACCTGGGTCGAAGGCATCTTCAACTTTGAAGCCAACGCCTCGCCGCCGGTCGAGCGCATCACCGTGCCGATTGACCTCGACAACGTCATCATCGAAGGCTCGCGGCGCATGCGCGAGTGGGAGCAGTTGCAGGAAGAACTGCCCAACCTCGACCTGGCTCTCAAGTTCACCGACAAGCCCGACGCCCGCCTGAAGAACGTCAACCTCAACGTGGAAGAGTGGAAGGTGGTGTCGTACATCAACCCCAAGAATACCATGCGGCAAATTGCCAAAGCCAACAACATGAGCGATCTCGACCTGCGCCGCATCGTCTACGGCCTTCTGCAGGCCGGGCTGGTGGAGCTGGTGCGGCCCGCCGGAACCCGGCCCCTGACCAACGCCCCGCAACGCAAGCCCCTGACAGAGGCGGCCAAAGAGCAGGAGAAGTCGCTGGTCAACAAACTCATTTCGAGAATCCGCTCATTGTAA